From one Halosimplex rubrum genomic stretch:
- a CDS encoding ABC transporter substrate-binding protein codes for MGGALALAGCSNNGDGGDGGDGDGGDGDGGDGTAGGDGTAGGDFEPADNAMTEGVTVNPTNYQFNPLNLTQPFSHDMQVDWFQRYNIASEEIEPYALEVTDFEGESATLQVREGLTWHNGDPGDPVNADDLYAKFVTDTVTNGTLGKLWSDVSRAGDRSIELTLDGTVARELFDDGLNYYQIDTPWRKYKSYVERWEDATTASETDDVRTDLRGDAFDEPHGNGPFQVTDISGSRIRMEKYDHHPDADNINWDYWDLERVSTDTASVLVGMEVDAFRNYNPPQSVFENVPDQMEAAALPALWGQSLPFNHNDEDFQNVRVRQAVTEFIDREAAANNYGRWGQPVEAPSGLVGNINGQNEQTDRWRNKVSDEMADTLHRYRDPERGRQLLRDQDYQKDDGTWYKPNGDPFELTIKVPTHNDWHPLYQTIADNLSSEGIESQMQTIETTTYWSDHYLANEYQVAATGWTLQRSSPYYVWDQYYNVDVNFLGIDPTSVMAPPVGEPDGELQEHDVTQIHSELLTARGDRYQELTDQLAWITNQTLPMLQIHEINDAAWFRTDNWEIPPMDDQAYQAKFPLWWLPRMGELQAKSA; via the coding sequence ATGGGTGGTGCCCTCGCACTTGCGGGGTGTTCGAACAACGGCGACGGTGGCGACGGTGGCGACGGCGACGGCGGCGACGGCGACGGCGGCGACGGGACCGCCGGCGGCGACGGGACCGCCGGCGGCGACTTCGAGCCGGCCGACAACGCCATGACCGAAGGGGTCACCGTCAACCCGACCAACTACCAGTTCAACCCGCTCAACCTGACCCAGCCGTTCAGCCACGACATGCAGGTCGACTGGTTCCAGCGCTACAACATCGCCAGCGAGGAGATCGAGCCGTACGCGCTGGAAGTCACGGACTTCGAGGGCGAGTCGGCGACCCTGCAGGTCCGCGAGGGACTCACCTGGCACAACGGTGACCCCGGTGACCCGGTGAACGCCGACGACCTCTACGCGAAGTTCGTGACCGACACCGTCACGAACGGTACGCTCGGGAAGCTGTGGTCCGATGTCAGCCGCGCCGGCGACAGGTCCATCGAACTCACGCTCGACGGGACCGTCGCCAGGGAGCTGTTCGACGACGGCCTGAACTACTACCAGATCGACACGCCCTGGCGCAAGTACAAGAGCTACGTCGAGCGCTGGGAGGACGCGACGACCGCGTCCGAGACCGACGACGTCCGGACCGACCTCCGGGGCGACGCCTTCGACGAGCCCCACGGCAACGGCCCGTTCCAGGTCACGGATATCTCCGGCAGCCGCATCCGGATGGAGAAGTACGACCACCACCCGGACGCGGACAACATCAACTGGGACTACTGGGACCTCGAGCGCGTGTCGACCGACACCGCGAGCGTCCTGGTCGGGATGGAGGTCGACGCCTTCCGCAACTACAACCCGCCCCAGTCCGTCTTCGAGAACGTCCCCGACCAGATGGAGGCGGCGGCGCTGCCCGCGCTGTGGGGTCAGTCGCTCCCGTTCAACCACAACGACGAGGACTTCCAGAACGTCCGCGTCCGGCAGGCGGTCACGGAGTTCATCGACCGCGAGGCCGCGGCGAACAACTACGGTCGCTGGGGCCAGCCGGTCGAGGCGCCCAGCGGACTCGTGGGCAACATCAACGGCCAGAACGAGCAGACCGACCGCTGGCGGAACAAGGTCTCCGACGAGATGGCCGACACGCTCCACCGCTACCGCGACCCCGAGCGCGGTCGGCAGCTGCTCCGCGATCAGGACTACCAGAAGGACGACGGCACGTGGTACAAGCCCAACGGCGACCCCTTCGAGCTCACGATCAAGGTGCCCACCCACAACGACTGGCACCCGCTGTACCAGACCATCGCCGACAACCTCTCCAGCGAGGGCATCGAATCCCAGATGCAGACCATCGAGACGACGACCTACTGGTCGGACCACTACCTCGCCAACGAGTACCAGGTCGCCGCCACCGGCTGGACGCTCCAGCGTTCGAGCCCCTACTACGTCTGGGACCAGTACTACAACGTCGACGTGAACTTCCTCGGGATCGACCCGACGAGCGTGATGGCGCCGCCGGTCGGCGAGCCCGACGGCGAGCTCCAGGAACACGACGTCACCCAGATCCACTCGGAGCTGCTGACCGCCCGCGGCGACCGCTACCAGGAGCTGACCGACCAGCTCGCGTGGATCACCAACCAGACGCTGCCGATGCTGCAGATCCACGAGATCAACGACGCCGCCTGGTTCCGCACCGACAACTGGGAGATCCCGCCGATGGACGACCAGGCCTACCAGGCCAAGTTCCCGCTCTGGTGGCTCCCACGGATGGGTGAACTGCAGGCCAAGTCCGCCTGA
- a CDS encoding alpha-N-arabinofuranosidase: MTDARVTVHTEAGIDRIEPEVHGHFAEHLGRCIYDGVWTDDSVDEEGFREGVVELLADLELPVLRWPGGCFADDYHWEDGVGPREDRPRRRNLFWGQGREMIPEESNAFGTDEFLELCERIGTEPYLAANVGSGDPQEAANWVEYVNYDGDTELADRRRENGREEPYDVKYWGLGNENWGCGGQMSPEQYAREYRRFATYVGTQSAHMLDYDLDLIACGFENHEWNHRFMEEVSDPKWGVEFPLDHLTLHHYYGRTMTVSESDEDDYDQFLVEALEMDHHIERLASAINAFSTTRDIGVIIDEWGSWHPEAQGGSGLEQPGTVLDALSAAAVLDIFNDHADVMTMSNIAQTVNVLQCLIETQGDDAFARPTYRVYDLYAPHKGNEAVTTSIETPTREVDDEELPLVGASASVDDDGEVYVTATNLDTRASHTVEFTVEDATGDDVDAQVLFEGQEPDLEVDADNADAFAADDLDVSVDGDGTVTAELAPATVAGIAVE, translated from the coding sequence ATGACGGACGCTCGCGTTACAGTACACACAGAAGCCGGAATCGACCGTATCGAGCCCGAGGTCCACGGGCACTTCGCCGAACACCTCGGTCGCTGTATCTACGACGGGGTCTGGACCGACGACAGCGTCGACGAGGAGGGGTTCCGCGAAGGCGTCGTCGAACTGCTCGCCGACCTGGAGCTGCCGGTGCTGCGCTGGCCCGGCGGCTGTTTCGCCGACGACTACCACTGGGAGGACGGCGTCGGTCCGCGTGAGGACCGCCCGCGACGCCGGAACCTCTTCTGGGGGCAGGGTCGCGAGATGATCCCCGAGGAGTCCAACGCCTTCGGCACCGACGAGTTCCTCGAACTCTGCGAGCGCATCGGTACCGAGCCGTACCTCGCCGCCAACGTCGGCTCGGGCGACCCGCAGGAGGCCGCCAACTGGGTCGAGTACGTCAACTACGACGGCGACACCGAACTCGCCGACCGCCGTCGCGAGAACGGTCGCGAGGAGCCTTACGACGTGAAATACTGGGGTCTGGGCAACGAGAACTGGGGCTGTGGCGGCCAGATGTCCCCCGAGCAGTACGCTCGCGAGTACCGGCGGTTCGCCACCTACGTCGGCACCCAGAGCGCCCACATGCTCGACTACGACCTGGATCTGATCGCCTGCGGGTTCGAGAACCACGAGTGGAACCACCGCTTCATGGAGGAGGTCTCCGACCCCAAGTGGGGCGTCGAGTTCCCGCTGGACCACCTGACCCTGCACCACTACTACGGCCGGACGATGACCGTCTCGGAGTCCGACGAGGACGATTACGACCAGTTCCTCGTCGAGGCGCTGGAGATGGACCACCACATCGAGCGCCTGGCCTCCGCCATCAACGCCTTCTCGACGACCCGCGACATCGGCGTCATCATCGACGAGTGGGGGTCGTGGCACCCCGAGGCCCAGGGCGGGAGCGGCCTCGAACAGCCCGGCACCGTCCTCGACGCCCTGTCGGCCGCCGCGGTGCTCGACATCTTCAACGACCACGCCGACGTGATGACGATGTCCAACATCGCCCAGACGGTCAACGTCCTCCAGTGTCTGATCGAGACTCAGGGCGACGACGCCTTCGCGCGCCCGACCTACCGCGTCTACGATCTGTACGCCCCCCACAAGGGCAACGAGGCCGTCACCACCTCCATCGAGACGCCGACCCGCGAGGTCGACGACGAGGAGCTGCCGCTGGTCGGCGCCTCCGCGTCGGTCGACGACGACGGCGAGGTGTACGTCACCGCGACGAACCTCGACACCCGCGCGAGCCACACCGTCGAGTTCACCGTCGAGGACGCGACGGGTGACGACGTCGATGCACAGGTCCTCTTCGAGGGTCAGGAGCCCGACCTGGAAGTCGACGCCGACAACGCCGACGCGTTCGCCGCCGACGACCTCGACGTGAGCGTCGACGGCGACGGCACCGTGACCGCGGAGCTGGCCCCCGCGACGGTCGCCGGTATCGCCGTCGAGTAA
- a CDS encoding fumarylacetoacetate hydrolase family protein — MRYYRSDGNGSISLIAADDSAAYDLSETEAEPTSFLELASAASLTDKTVDDVARGLLEEAPTVELASIEDDLVRPFDPDEIWAAGVTYSISQEARQEEGGLAESYLEAYEGDRPEVYFKATPSRTVGPNDRVGIRGDSDWDAPEPEMTIVLYDEEIVGFTVGNDMCSRSIERENLLYLPQSKIYAKNCAIGPCIATSETVGDPLDLEMHMSIERDGETVFEEGTSTAELVRTCEELVDYYTRYNEVPEASVLLTGTSIMVPDDVSLEEDDVIHIEIEDIGVLTNTVEQL, encoded by the coding sequence ATGCGTTACTATCGCAGTGACGGGAACGGATCCATCTCACTGATCGCAGCGGACGACTCGGCCGCGTACGATCTCTCGGAGACGGAGGCCGAGCCGACTTCGTTTCTCGAACTCGCGTCGGCCGCGTCGCTGACCGACAAGACCGTCGACGACGTGGCTCGCGGCCTGCTAGAGGAGGCGCCGACGGTCGAACTCGCCTCGATCGAGGACGACCTCGTTCGCCCGTTCGACCCCGACGAGATCTGGGCGGCCGGGGTCACCTACTCCATCAGCCAGGAGGCCCGTCAGGAGGAAGGCGGGCTCGCCGAGTCCTACCTGGAGGCCTACGAGGGCGACCGCCCGGAGGTGTACTTCAAGGCGACCCCGAGTCGGACCGTCGGCCCGAACGACCGCGTCGGGATCCGCGGCGACTCCGACTGGGACGCGCCCGAGCCGGAGATGACGATCGTCCTCTACGACGAGGAGATCGTCGGGTTCACCGTCGGCAACGACATGTGTAGCCGCTCGATCGAGCGGGAGAACCTGCTGTACCTGCCCCAGAGCAAGATCTACGCCAAGAACTGCGCCATCGGCCCCTGTATCGCCACCAGCGAGACGGTCGGCGACCCGCTCGACCTGGAGATGCACATGTCGATCGAGCGCGACGGCGAGACGGTCTTCGAGGAGGGGACCTCGACCGCCGAGCTGGTCCGGACCTGCGAGGAACTGGTCGACTACTACACTCGCTACAACGAGGTCCCCGAGGCGAGCGTCCTGCTGACCGGCACCTCGATCATGGTCCCGGACGACGTCTCTCTCGAGGAAGACGACGTGATCCACATCGAGATCGAGGACATCGGCGTCCTCACCAACACCGTCGAACAGCTCTAA
- a CDS encoding IclR family transcriptional regulator → MHAERDPPIKSTAMSLDIIEAVHGMGGATLSEVVEQFEKPQSTVHDHLKTLADSGYLVKDGREFRVSVRFLNLGGRARARSQLFQVAEAEMRELASDTGEHANLMVEENGRGIFLYKVKGSQSVYLDTYEGMEVDLHTTAMGKAILAELSPEKRDAIVDEHGLEPVTSETITDRDTLEAELSEIRERGYAIDDEERVDGVRCVAAPVTTDDGVVGALSVSAPKSRMNGQRFEEEIPSEVLSTANIIEVNLQHA, encoded by the coding sequence ATGCACGCCGAACGCGACCCGCCCATCAAATCGACCGCGATGAGTCTCGATATCATCGAGGCGGTCCACGGGATGGGCGGCGCGACACTCTCGGAGGTCGTCGAGCAGTTCGAGAAGCCCCAGAGCACGGTCCACGACCACCTGAAGACGCTCGCGGACTCGGGGTATCTGGTCAAGGACGGTCGCGAGTTCCGCGTGAGCGTCCGCTTTCTCAATCTCGGGGGTCGCGCACGCGCGCGGTCACAACTGTTTCAGGTCGCGGAGGCCGAGATGCGGGAGCTGGCGAGCGACACCGGCGAGCACGCGAACCTGATGGTCGAGGAGAACGGCCGCGGCATCTTCCTCTACAAGGTCAAAGGCTCCCAGTCGGTGTATCTGGACACCTACGAGGGGATGGAGGTCGACCTGCACACCACGGCGATGGGCAAGGCGATCCTCGCGGAACTGTCGCCGGAGAAGCGGGACGCCATCGTGGACGAACACGGTCTCGAACCGGTGACCTCCGAGACGATCACCGACCGCGACACGCTCGAAGCGGAGCTGTCTGAGATCCGCGAGCGGGGCTACGCGATCGACGACGAGGAGCGCGTCGACGGCGTCCGCTGTGTCGCCGCCCCCGTCACGACCGACGACGGAGTGGTCGGCGCCCTCAGCGTCTCCGCCCCCAAGAGCCGGATGAACGGCCAGCGCTTCGAGGAGGAGATCCCCTCCGAGGTGCTCTCCACCGCGAACATCATCGAAGTCAACCTCCAGCACGCCTGA
- a CDS encoding mandelate racemase/muconate lactonizing enzyme family protein: protein MSDVEITGVETYLVANPWKPWVFVQLETDAGVTGLAEATTHDKPRTVAAAIEEMSDFFIGRDPFDTESLWLEMYRDEWFSKNVINTTVVSAVDMACWDIKGKVLDQPVYDLLGGPVHGKELRAYANGWYTDADGEPEGFARAAERVVDDGYEAMKFDPFGTAWQSMTTEEKNHAVDIVGAVREAVGPDVELLIECHGRFSAAQAVDIAKKLDQFDPAWYEEPCPPDSINSLAEVARKSPIPVVTGERHMTKYDFFELVTRTDIDVFQPDLMNTGGITEGKKIAGLAEADHVDIAPHNPQGPVAGAIYSHFCTSIPNFRIQEMFQTYDEPWVDELLTDPLTVEDGYVQVPEGPGFGIELDMDVVREHEYTEDAVHTIDLWEEDWEKRADELR, encoded by the coding sequence ATGTCGGACGTAGAAATCACCGGCGTCGAGACGTACCTGGTAGCCAACCCGTGGAAGCCGTGGGTCTTCGTCCAGCTGGAGACCGACGCGGGCGTGACGGGCCTCGCGGAGGCGACCACACACGACAAACCCCGCACCGTCGCGGCGGCCATCGAGGAGATGTCGGACTTCTTCATCGGCCGGGACCCCTTCGACACGGAGTCGCTCTGGCTGGAGATGTACCGCGACGAGTGGTTCTCGAAGAACGTCATCAACACGACGGTCGTCTCGGCGGTCGACATGGCCTGCTGGGACATCAAGGGCAAGGTGCTCGACCAGCCGGTCTACGACCTGCTGGGCGGCCCGGTCCACGGCAAAGAGCTGCGCGCGTACGCCAACGGCTGGTACACCGACGCCGACGGCGAACCGGAGGGCTTCGCCCGCGCCGCCGAGCGCGTCGTCGACGACGGCTACGAGGCGATGAAGTTCGACCCGTTCGGGACCGCCTGGCAGTCGATGACCACCGAGGAGAAAAATCACGCCGTCGACATCGTCGGCGCCGTCCGCGAGGCCGTCGGCCCGGACGTCGAACTCCTGATCGAGTGTCACGGCCGCTTCTCGGCGGCGCAGGCCGTCGACATCGCGAAGAAGCTCGACCAGTTCGACCCGGCCTGGTACGAGGAGCCGTGCCCGCCGGACTCGATCAACAGCCTCGCCGAGGTCGCCCGGAAGTCGCCCATCCCGGTCGTCACCGGCGAGCGCCACATGACCAAGTACGACTTCTTCGAGCTGGTCACCCGCACCGACATCGACGTGTTCCAGCCCGACCTGATGAACACGGGCGGGATCACCGAGGGCAAGAAGATCGCCGGCCTCGCCGAGGCCGACCACGTCGACATCGCGCCGCACAACCCGCAGGGCCCGGTCGCCGGCGCCATCTACTCGCACTTCTGCACTTCCATCCCGAACTTCCGCATCCAGGAGATGTTCCAGACCTACGACGAGCCGTGGGTCGACGAGCTCCTGACCGACCCGCTGACGGTCGAGGACGGCTACGTGCAGGTCCCCGAGGGCCCCGGCTTCGGTATCGAGCTCGACATGGACGTCGTCCGCGAGCACGAGTACACCGAGGACGCGGTCCACACCATCGACCTCT